GCCTCCTCGAGGGCCGCCGGCGCCGCCTGGATCGGGGAGGGCGCCGCGTAGCGCGCGACGTCGGGGATGGCGATCGGCTCGTCGAGCGTCGTCTCCTGCAGGTCCGCGTCGAAGCACACGTAGACCGGGCCCTGCGGTTCGGTCGTGGCGATCCGGTAGCCTCGGATGAGCGCTTCGGGAATCGACCCGAGGCTGGCCGGCTGGTCGTCCCACTTCACGTAGTCGCGCACGGCCTGGCCCTGCACGAGCGCGGTGTGGATCCAGTCGATCCAGGGCCGCCGCCGCTCGACGGCCATGGGCCCGGTGCCGCCGAGGACCAGTATCGGAACCCGGTCGCACCAGGCATTGTAGATCGCCATGCTGGCGTGCTGCAGGCCGACGAGATCGTGGACGATCGCGGCCATTGGTTTGCCGGCCGCTTTGGCATAGCCGTGCGCGATCGCGACCGCGATTTCTTCGTGGCAGCACTGGATGAGCGCCGGCCGCCCCGGGGCCAGGCCGCCGCCGTAGTTCACGACCGAGTCGTGAATGCCGCGAAAGGTCGCGCCGGGGTTGAGCGCGGCGTACTCGATGCCGAGCGCCCGCAGCACGTCGACGATCAGGTCGGACCCGTACGCCGGTCCCGCGCCGCGCTCCGCTCCGTGTGTCATGGCCGTTCTTCGATCCGCAGCAGTCGCCACGCCCCGTACGAAAGCGACCAGGTCGCCACGAAGAGCCCGACGAGCAGGTACCCGAGCCGGCCGAAATCGAGCATCTGCAGCCGGCCCCAGACGCCGGCGGTGAGCCCGAGCGCCTGGGCGGCGGCTTGGGCGAGCTCGATGCCCCCGACGAGGAGCGCCGCGACGACCGAGAGTCCGGTCACGGTGAGATTGTAATACACTTTGCGGATCGGCGTGGCGAACGCCCACCGGTAGGCCGTGGTCATGAAGATGCCGTCGGCGGTGTCCATGAGGCTCATCCCCGAGGCAAACAGCAGCGGCAGGGCCAGCACGCCCCAGACGGGCAGCGCGCTGGCGGCGGCGCCCGCGGCCAGCGCGAGCAGCGCCACCTCGCTGGCCGTGTCGAACCCCAGGCCGAACAGAAAGCCCAGCGGATAGGCATGCCAGCCGCGGCTGATGAGGCGGACGAGCGGGGCGGCCGCCCGCATGACGAGGCCCCGCGAGTCCAACAGGGCCTCGAGCGCCGTCGCGTCGTGGCGGCCGCGGCGCATCCGTTGAAAGATGAGGTAGATGTCGAGCCAAATGAAGAGGTTGATCACGCCGATGAGGATGAGAAACCCGCCCGACACCGTGGTGCCGATCAGGCCCCCGAGCGTGCGGAGATGCGGCAGCGCCTGCTCCGTCCCGTGCGTCAGCGCGACCGCGGCGGCGGCCATGAGGAAGACGACCGTGGAGTGGCCGAGCGAGAAATAGAAGCCGACGCCGAGGGCGGCCCGCCCGCGGCGGGCCAGCCGGCGGACGACGTTGTCGATCGCCGTGATATGGTCGGCGTCGAACGCGTGGCGCAGCCCGAGCGTGTAGGCGAGAAACCCCATCCCGAGCAGCGCGGGATGCGCCCGGGCCGCCGCGAGCAGGGCCGCCAGCCCGCCGGCGTGCAGCGCGAGAATCGCGGCCCCGTAGCCCGCCCACGCCGGCCGGACCTTCGCCGTCACCCCCGGCCCCCCGCCGGCCGCGTACGCGCCCGCCGCATGCCTACCGTCCGGTGCGCGCGAGCAACTCGACCCATCCCCGCATCAGGGCCTTGCCCTTCGCAATCTGCTCGGCGTCGAAGAATTTGTCGAGGCCCACCGTCTGGATGGGGTAGACCGGCCGCTGGAAGTCCTTCTCGTATCCGTACGGGACCGTCGCGTCGATCGCCATGCCGCCCTCGAAGCGGGTGTTCATGGCGGTCCACTGGCGGTCGCCCGCGGTGAGCCGTTCCTCGGGCATGAAGGTCTGGCCGGCGCCGCCCGGCACCGGGTTCAGGATGTCGTTGCGCGGGTTCACGCGGGTCGTCAGACACCAGATGATCTCGTCCATGTTGTAGATGTCGACGTCCTGATCCACCGCGATCGCGAGCCGCATCCCGTGGCTCGTGGCCATGGTGGCGGCCAGGAAGTTGCGGACGTGGCCGTCGTCGGTCTTGAGCCGCTTCTTCACCTGGAAGATGCAGCCGCCCCAGTCGGTCATGCAAAAGGGGATGTTGACGTCCTGGACGATGCCGGGCTGCAGCCGCTCGCACAGTTCGTAGATCGCCGACTCGCGCACCGTCGTGTCGATGTTGTTGCAGTCGAGCATGTGCACGCCGAGCAGGTAGAAGATCGGCTTCGTCGCGCGGCGCCGCATCGTGATCCCCGTGACGTGGAACGTCGGCGCGCGGTACGCCTTCCCCATGTAGCCGGCCCACTCCGGGTGGAAGGGGAACCGCCCCTGGACGTCCGCGGCCTCGGCCTCCGCGGTCTCGTAGCGCTTGTCCCGCGGGTGGAGCAGGCCTTCGAGGACCAGCTCGCAGTCCGCCACGGCCCAGGCGTCGACGGTCCGCGCCCGGACGATCCGGATCGGAGCGCCCTGCGCGGCCCCGGCGGCGCCGAGCTCGTCGCCGCCGCGCGGCAGGATCACGTAGTCGAACCCGCCGCCGGCGATCAGCGTGGCGGCCGGCGGGAGGCCGAAGCACATCGTCAGCGGGATCGGCTGCTCGTCGTGATAGTGCTCGGTGATGACCTGCCACATGTGCGAACCGGGGGCGGACTGAAACGTGCAGACGTTCCCCCATCGGGCGTTCATCCGGTTGTAGCCGATGTGGCTGCCGCCGTGGAAATAGGGCCCGACCACGACGCTGTTCCCGCTCCCGATCGTCCGCTCGGACTCGAGCTCCGTGTGGCGGATCGCGATCACGTGCTTGTTCACGTCGAGGTCGCCGGTGAGGACCTCTTCCTGGCACGGCGCGTCGGCCTGCGGGATTTCGACCGGCGGGATCGGGTGCGTGAGGGCGTGGGCAAGGCGGTGGGTGCGTTCCACCGGCGAGCTCCAGCCGAACAGCCGGTCCACGATCCCCATGTTCGCAAAGAGGTTGGTGACCGCCTGGGCGGCGGGATAGCCCTTCACGTTCTTGAACAGCAGCGGGTAGCTGCCGTCCAGGTGCTTCTGCACGCCGGTGACCTCGAGGTCCGGGTCGATCGGGACCTCCGTTTCCAGGAGCAGGCCTTCCTGCCTGAGCCACTCGAGCGTGCCGCGCAGCGACTGAATGCCGCGCTCGACCTTCACCTGCGTCGCCATGGCGTGCCTCCTCTCGCCGCCCTCGGGTGCCGTCCCCCTGCGGGGCTCACTCGATGACGCCGTCTCGTGTCAACCGCGCGATCTCGTCCTCGCGGAGCCCCAGAATGTCGCGGTACACCATCGCGTTGTGCTCGCCGAGCAGCGGGCTGCGGTACAACGCGGCCGGCGTCTCCGACAGGAGGAACGGCGGCGCTTCGTAGGAGAACCGGCCCAGCTCCGGATGCTCGAGCTCCCGCCAGGTGAGCCGGTGGCGCAACTGCGGGTCGTCGAACAGGTCGGAAAGGCGGTTCACGACGCCGGCCCGCACGCCCGCGGCCTGGAGCGCGTCCATCACCTCGCGGGCGTCGCGCTCCGACGTCCATCCGCGGACGAGGGCGTCGAGCGCGTCCTCGTGCGCCTTGCGGGCGGCGAGCGACGCGAACCGCGCGTCGGCGGTCCACTCCGGGTGGCCGGCCGTCTCACAGAACCGGCGCCACTCGTCCTCCGAGCAGACCGCGATGACGCACCACCGGTCCTCGCCGCGGCAGGGATACGCGCCGTGCGGCGCGCCATGCGCGCTCCGATTCCCCGCCCGCATGCGGAGCCGTCCCGTGAGCTCGTACTCGAGCAACGCCGGTGCGATGAACTGCAGCCCGCTCTCGTATTGCGACAGGTCGATGTGCTGTCCCTGCCCGGTGCGCCGGCGATGGTCGAGCGCGGCCAGCACCGCGACCAGCCCGAACCCGACCGCCACGAAATCGATGTACGGCCCGAAGAGCAGCATCGGGTCGCCGTCCGCCTCGCCGGCGAGAAAGGTGAACCCGCTCTGCGACGTGAGCTGCGACCCGAACCCCCGCTGGCCGGCCTTCGGGCCGGTCTGGCCCATGTTGCACGAGCTCAGGTAGACGATCGAGGGGTTCATCGCGCGCGCGGCCTCGTAGCCGAGGCCGTTGCGGGCCATCACGCCGGGGACGAAGTTCTCGATCAGCACGTCGGCCCACGCCACCAGGCGGGCGGCCAGGCCGAGCGCCTGCGGATGCTTGAGGTTCAGCGTGACGCCGAGCTTGCTGTCGTTGAAGATGGCGAAGGTGCCGGTGCGGTTGAGCCCGGGGATGTTGTCTTTGTAGGGGGGATAGTGAACGCGGAACCCGTCCGGCCGCGACCGCGACTCCACGCGGACGACCACGGCCCCGTGCTCGCCCAGATGTTTGCCGACGGTGGGGCCCGCCGCGAACACGCCGAACTCGACGACCCGGATGCCGGCGAGGGCCACCGTCACACCACACCCTCCCGCCGCAGCCGCGCGAGATCGTCCCCCGAGAGCTCCAGTTCCCCGCGATAGATCTCCTCGTTGTGCTCGCCGATGCCCGGGGCGCCGCGCCGGATCGCCGCGGGCGTCGCCGAGAACCGGGCGAACGGGCCGGGGTAGGTGACCGCGGTGCGGTCGCGCGGGTGGTCCACGGCCTGCCAGAAGTCCCGGGCGGCCAGCTGCGGGTCCGTGCGGATGTCCCGCGCGTCGGCCACCGGGTAGCCCAGGATGCCGTACGCCAGCGACGCGGCGGAGAACTCGGCCTTGGTCCGCCGCGCCAGAAACGCGGCGAGGGGCCGCTCGATCTCGTCGACCTCGTCCTGCGCGGCGCTCGCCACGTTGAAGGCACCCCAGTCCTTGTGCCGAAGCCACTCCGGCGCCTCGCCCGATGCGGTCATCCAGCGCACCAGGCCCTCGTTGGACCGGCGCCCCGCCTCGCCGCCGTAGAGAATGAAGTTGATGTGGCCGTCGCGGCAGCGGTAGATCGCGCGCATGGCCGCGCCGCTCGTGCTGCGCCCCACGATGCGGGTCCCGCCCCGCTGCAGGTCGGCGCGCCCCAGGCTCCAGTACGCCGGCGCGTTGGCGAGCGCCCACAAGAGGCTGGACTGCATCGAGACGTCCACCTGCTGGCCGCGGCCGGTGGTCTCGCGATGGTAGTGCGCGGTCAGCGTCCCGGCGGCCGCGTACATGCCGGTCCACATCGGCGCCTGGGGCAGCGAGACCCGGAGCGGGGGACGGCCGGGTTCGCCGACGAGCGACATGAAGCCGCTCATCGCCATCGCGACCAGGTCCGTGCCCCTGTACGCCGCGTACGGCCCGCTCTGGCCGAACGGCGTGATGGAGGTGACGATGAGCCGGGGATTGAGCGCCCGGAGGTCGCGATAGCCGGCGCCGCAGGCGTCGAGGTGTCCGGGCGGAAACGTTTCGATGAGGAAGTCCGCCCGCGCCGCGAGCCGCCGCAGCAGCTCCCGCCCCGGGGCCGAGGCCACGGCCAGCGTGATCCCCCGTTTGTTCGCGTTGTAGGCAAGCCACGGCAGGCCGCGCTCCGGGTCGGGCTCGTCGCCGGCGAACGGACCCACGAACCGGCCGTCATCGCCGCCGGGCGGCTCCACTTTGACGACGTCGCAGCCGAGATCGCCCAGGATGCGTCCGCACAGCCACCCGTTCCGGTCGGTGAGGTCGAGAACCCGGTAGGAGCGCAGCGGACCCGACGGCGGCTGAGGCACGCGCGGTGTCACACCCGGGGATCCGTGCCGGCCCGCGGCCGCCTCGCCCGTACCGGAGCGCCGGGGCGCGCGGCCGGGCGGGGCGAGTCGACGTCCCCTGCGGTGGGACTTACCCGGGCGGCGAAGTAGGAGACGTGCTCCTGCATCAGGCGCCTCGCCCGCTCGCCGTCCCGCGCGCGGATCGCTTCGAGAATGCGTTGATGATCGTCGACGGCGCGCTCCGCCATGTCGTCGGCCGGCAGCAGCGCGGCGAGGGCTTCGTGGAACAGCGCCCGGAACGAGTTGACGGTGAAGAACAGCACGGGATTCTTCGCCGCCTCCGCCAGCGCCAGGTGGAACGCTACGCTGGTGGGGATGAAGTAGCGGTCGCCGGCCGCGCGGCCGGCGCGGGCCGCGGCGATCGCCTCCTCCATGGCCCGCAGATCTTCGGCGGTCGCGCGCCGCGCGGCGATGTCGGCCACGTGGGGCTCGACGAGGATCCGGGCCTCGACGAGATGTCGCAGCGTCGCCTGCTTGAGCCGGAGCATGTTGGCGAGGGATTCGCTCACCGGCAGGGTGCTCGGCCGGGCGACGAAGGCGCCGCCGCGCGCGCCGACTTTGATGTTGATCAGCCCCTGCGATTCGAGCACGCGCAGTCCGTCCCGGACAGTGATCCGGCTGACCTGGAACTGCCCGGCCAGGTCCTTCTCGGACGGCAGCGCGTCGGTGGGCTTGAGGTGGCCGTCGAAGATCAGGTCCTTGATCTGGCGGATGATCCCGTCGGACGCCCGGGTCGCGCGGACAGGCTGAAACATCGAACGCCCCTCCGGTGAGCACGGCACGAAATGTATGATATTTATACGTTTCGCCGGCCGACACCTGCCGGCCGCGGCCCGGCGGGGATCGATCCTTCCGGCGAACGCCGGCTAGTGGAACACGAGGCTCTTGACGACCACCGGGACGACGTTCTGTTCGAGCATGAGGCTGCCGATGTCCACGTAGTCGAATTCGCGCAGCGCGATCTGGTCGATGCACACGAGCGGTCCGCGGACGCCGTACTCCTCCCTGAGCGTCCCGCCAATGAGGCCGGCCACGTCGGCGTCGATCACGAGCAGCAGCGGGCGGCCCGACGCCACCGTCTCCGGCAGCGCGTCCACGATCCCGCCGCACAGCGCGGCCAGCGCGGGATACTGCGGTCCGTGGTGCCAGTGGATCGCGAGCGCGAACCGGTCCTGCCCGTCCGTCAGGTCCAGCCGCCGCAGCCCCCGGCGCACCGCGTCGGCGACACGGTCGGGCGAGGGGCGGTCCAGGCCGCGGACGGCCGCGACGGGGACGTTCCGCACCGGCAGCAGGCCCGCGTCCGACAGAAAGATCGTGTTGCCGCTCACCTGCACGGTGTACTGGGAGGCGCCGATGCAGGTCGCGCGAATGCGTTCCCGCGGCTCCAGGACCACGCGGCCCCGGCAGCGCGCGAGAATCGCGCGGGCCAGCCGCGGCCCGAGGTCGCCGAACTCCGCGGCCTCGCACCCGTAGATGTACTCCGCGACGCCCCCGGAGAACACGAGATGCGTGAACGGGCCGGGGGTCCCGAGGCGCTCCGTGATCCACAGACCGTCGTCGCCGTTCGTGGGCGCCCGTCCGTCGATGACGCGGACGACGAGATCGGCCATGCGGTTCGCGACCGCGTCCAGGAGCTCGGCCGGCGGGCGGCGGCCGACGGCCGCGTCCCCGCCGGCCTCGTCGGCAAACGCGCGTCCGCGCGCCTCGACGCGCTGCAGCACGCCGTCCGGCCCCCAGGCGAGCAGACGCGCGCCAGCGTGGATCGCCGCCGTTTCCTGGACGGCGCCCTTCCGGCAGACCGCGAACTTCGTGGTCCCGCCGCCGA
The genomic region above belongs to bacterium and contains:
- a CDS encoding HoxN/HupN/NixA family nickel/cobalt transporter, which gives rise to MTAKVRPAWAGYGAAILALHAGGLAALLAAARAHPALLGMGFLAYTLGLRHAFDADHITAIDNVVRRLARRGRAALGVGFYFSLGHSTVVFLMAAAAVALTHGTEQALPHLRTLGGLIGTTVSGGFLILIGVINLFIWLDIYLIFQRMRRGRHDATALEALLDSRGLVMRAAAPLVRLISRGWHAYPLGFLFGLGFDTASEVALLALAAGAAASALPVWGVLALPLLFASGMSLMDTADGIFMTTAYRWAFATPIRKVYYNLTVTGLSVVAALLVGGIELAQAAAQALGLTAGVWGRLQMLDFGRLGYLLVGLFVATWSLSYGAWRLLRIEERP
- a CDS encoding UbiD family decarboxylase, whose protein sequence is MATQVKVERGIQSLRGTLEWLRQEGLLLETEVPIDPDLEVTGVQKHLDGSYPLLFKNVKGYPAAQAVTNLFANMGIVDRLFGWSSPVERTHRLAHALTHPIPPVEIPQADAPCQEEVLTGDLDVNKHVIAIRHTELESERTIGSGNSVVVGPYFHGGSHIGYNRMNARWGNVCTFQSAPGSHMWQVITEHYHDEQPIPLTMCFGLPPAATLIAGGGFDYVILPRGGDELGAAGAAQGAPIRIVRARTVDAWAVADCELVLEGLLHPRDKRYETAEAEAADVQGRFPFHPEWAGYMGKAYRAPTFHVTGITMRRRATKPIFYLLGVHMLDCNNIDTTVRESAIYELCERLQPGIVQDVNIPFCMTDWGGCIFQVKKRLKTDDGHVRNFLAATMATSHGMRLAIAVDQDVDIYNMDEIIWCLTTRVNPRNDILNPVPGGAGQTFMPEERLTAGDRQWTAMNTRFEGGMAIDATVPYGYEKDFQRPVYPIQTVGLDKFFDAEQIAKGKALMRGWVELLARTGR
- a CDS encoding CoA transferase, coding for MTVALAGIRVVEFGVFAAGPTVGKHLGEHGAVVVRVESRSRPDGFRVHYPPYKDNIPGLNRTGTFAIFNDSKLGVTLNLKHPQALGLAARLVAWADVLIENFVPGVMARNGLGYEAARAMNPSIVYLSSCNMGQTGPKAGQRGFGSQLTSQSGFTFLAGEADGDPMLLFGPYIDFVAVGFGLVAVLAALDHRRRTGQGQHIDLSQYESGLQFIAPALLEYELTGRLRMRAGNRSAHGAPHGAYPCRGEDRWCVIAVCSEDEWRRFCETAGHPEWTADARFASLAARKAHEDALDALVRGWTSERDAREVMDALQAAGVRAGVVNRLSDLFDDPQLRHRLTWRELEHPELGRFSYEAPPFLLSETPAALYRSPLLGEHNAMVYRDILGLREDEIARLTRDGVIE
- a CDS encoding CoA transferase — its product is MTPRVPQPPSGPLRSYRVLDLTDRNGWLCGRILGDLGCDVVKVEPPGGDDGRFVGPFAGDEPDPERGLPWLAYNANKRGITLAVASAPGRELLRRLAARADFLIETFPPGHLDACGAGYRDLRALNPRLIVTSITPFGQSGPYAAYRGTDLVAMAMSGFMSLVGEPGRPPLRVSLPQAPMWTGMYAAAGTLTAHYHRETTGRGQQVDVSMQSSLLWALANAPAYWSLGRADLQRGGTRIVGRSTSGAAMRAIYRCRDGHINFILYGGEAGRRSNEGLVRWMTASGEAPEWLRHKDWGAFNVASAAQDEVDEIERPLAAFLARRTKAEFSAASLAYGILGYPVADARDIRTDPQLAARDFWQAVDHPRDRTAVTYPGPFARFSATPAAIRRGAPGIGEHNEEIYRGELELSGDDLARLRREGVV
- a CDS encoding FadR/GntR family transcriptional regulator, producing the protein MFQPVRATRASDGIIRQIKDLIFDGHLKPTDALPSEKDLAGQFQVSRITVRDGLRVLESQGLINIKVGARGGAFVARPSTLPVSESLANMLRLKQATLRHLVEARILVEPHVADIAARRATAEDLRAMEEAIAAARAGRAAGDRYFIPTSVAFHLALAEAAKNPVLFFTVNSFRALFHEALAALLPADDMAERAVDDHQRILEAIRARDGERARRLMQEHVSYFAARVSPTAGDVDSPRPAARPGAPVRARRPRAGTDPRV
- a CDS encoding ethanolamine ammonia-lyase reactivating factor EutA, translating into MHEDDNEHIHLGGDADPAVYVGEHIRLRSAGIDIGSSTSHLVFSDLVLTRQGRYLSSQYTVVHREVSFRSRVILTPYASPSQIDTARIAAFLDEAYREAGLARSDIDSGAVITTGEAAMKDNAAPIIQLFSADAGKFVCATAGPHLESLLAAHGSGAAAMSREPQHPTVLNVDIGGGTTKFAVCRKGAVQETAAIHAGARLLAWGPDGVLQRVEARGRAFADEAGGDAAVGRRPPAELLDAVANRMADLVVRVIDGRAPTNGDDGLWITERLGTPGPFTHLVFSGGVAEYIYGCEAAEFGDLGPRLARAILARCRGRVVLEPRERIRATCIGASQYTVQVSGNTIFLSDAGLLPVRNVPVAAVRGLDRPSPDRVADAVRRGLRRLDLTDGQDRFALAIHWHHGPQYPALAALCGGIVDALPETVASGRPLLLVIDADVAGLIGGTLREEYGVRGPLVCIDQIALREFDYVDIGSLMLEQNVVPVVVKSLVFH